In Polaribacter sp. L3A8, a genomic segment contains:
- a CDS encoding lysylphosphatidylglycerol synthase transmembrane domain-containing protein, whose translation MNIKKILKIILPLVLGGFLVWYSLSDISLKTLGTYFKEANYSYIFLGLFFGILSHLSRAYRWKFMLEPLGFKPKFVNSVLAVLVGYLVNLALPRAGEISRATVMANYEKIPFEKGFGTIVAERIADLIMMLTIVAITLFVQFDFIYDLLTKNFDPSKIIIGLAVLIIGFLIFRSFVKKATSGFLLKIKTFVSGLIEGVTSIFKMKNKWAFIFHTVFIWVMYVAMFWATIPAISGLEVPFGGILIGFIAGGFSIAATNGGIGLYPVAVAGALALFNIAAEPATAFGWIMWTAQTAMIIVFGGLAFLFLPIYNKDK comes from the coding sequence TTGAATATTAAAAAGATCTTAAAAATTATATTACCTCTCGTTTTGGGAGGTTTTTTAGTTTGGTATTCTCTCTCAGATATTTCTCTAAAAACTTTAGGCACCTATTTTAAAGAAGCTAATTATAGTTACATTTTCCTTGGGCTTTTCTTCGGAATTTTAAGCCATCTTTCTAGAGCTTACAGATGGAAGTTTATGTTAGAACCATTAGGTTTTAAACCTAAATTTGTAAACAGTGTTTTAGCCGTTTTAGTAGGTTATTTAGTAAACTTAGCACTACCAAGAGCAGGCGAAATTTCTAGAGCAACTGTAATGGCAAATTACGAGAAAATTCCTTTCGAAAAAGGATTCGGAACCATTGTAGCAGAACGTATTGCAGATTTAATAATGATGCTTACCATTGTTGCAATCACCCTTTTTGTTCAGTTCGATTTTATATATGATTTACTAACCAAAAACTTCGATCCTTCTAAAATAATTATTGGTTTAGCAGTCTTAATCATTGGTTTTTTAATCTTTAGATCTTTTGTAAAAAAAGCAACCTCTGGCTTTTTATTAAAAATTAAAACCTTTGTTTCTGGTTTAATAGAAGGTGTTACAAGCATCTTTAAAATGAAAAATAAATGGGCATTTATTTTTCACACCGTATTTATTTGGGTAATGTACGTTGCTATGTTTTGGGCAACAATACCTGCAATTAGCGGTTTAGAAGTTCCGTTTGGCGGAATTTTAATTGGCTTTATTGCTGGCGGATTTTCTATTGCTGCAACAAATGGCGGTATCGGTTTATATCCCGTTGCAGTTGCTGGCGCATTGGCCTTATTTAATATTGCAGCAGAACCCGCAACCGCTTTTGGTTGGATTATGTGGACCGCACAAACTGCCATGATTATTGTTTTTGGAGGTTTGGCATTTTTATTCTTACCTATTTACAATAAGGATAAATAA
- the radA gene encoding DNA repair protein RadA, with the protein MAKTKTTFFCQNCGTQHAKWVGQCGACKEWNTIVEEVVQKEEKRVWKQSTTAKQAVNKPLKIADIQLNPEERIVTNNNELDTVLGGGLVKGSVTLLGGEPGIGKSTLLLQVALNINQKVLYVSGEESQSQIKMRAERLDAKSSNCLILTETNTQNIFKNIEETMPEVLVIDSIQTLHTSSIEASPGSISQIRETAAELIKYAKETATPVLLIGHINKDGNIAGPKILEHMVDVVLQFEGDRNHTYRILRSQKNRFGSTSELGIYEMLSNGLREISNPSEILISKKDADLSGTAIASTLEGIRPLMIEVQALVSTAVYGTPQRSTTGYNLKRLNMILAVLEKRAGFKLGAKDVFLNITGGINVDDPAIDLAVVAAILSSNQDVAINPNVCFAAEVGLAGEIRPVSKIDQRITEAEKLGYKTLVASKYNKISSKNHGIRLVLVGKIEEAFATLFA; encoded by the coding sequence ATGGCCAAAACCAAAACAACTTTTTTCTGTCAGAATTGTGGCACTCAACATGCAAAATGGGTGGGGCAATGTGGTGCTTGTAAAGAATGGAACACCATTGTAGAAGAAGTAGTCCAAAAAGAAGAAAAGCGCGTTTGGAAACAATCTACAACCGCAAAACAAGCTGTAAACAAACCCTTAAAAATTGCCGATATTCAGCTAAACCCAGAAGAAAGAATTGTTACCAATAACAACGAATTAGACACGGTTTTAGGTGGCGGTTTGGTAAAAGGTTCTGTAACATTATTGGGTGGAGAACCAGGAATAGGGAAATCGACTTTATTATTACAAGTTGCCTTAAACATCAACCAGAAAGTATTATATGTTTCCGGAGAAGAAAGTCAGTCTCAAATAAAAATGAGAGCAGAAAGACTAGATGCTAAAAGCTCTAACTGTTTAATTTTAACAGAAACCAATACGCAAAATATCTTCAAAAATATTGAAGAAACAATGCCAGAAGTTTTAGTAATCGATTCTATACAAACACTGCACACAAGCTCTATAGAAGCCTCTCCCGGAAGTATTTCTCAAATTAGAGAAACTGCTGCAGAATTAATTAAATACGCCAAAGAAACTGCTACACCAGTTTTATTAATTGGTCACATCAATAAAGACGGAAACATTGCTGGACCCAAAATTTTAGAACACATGGTAGATGTTGTTTTACAATTTGAAGGAGACAGAAACCATACTTACAGAATATTACGAAGTCAAAAAAACAGATTCGGCTCAACATCAGAATTAGGAATTTACGAAATGCTTTCTAACGGATTAAGAGAAATCTCTAATCCGTCTGAAATATTAATTTCTAAGAAAGATGCAGACTTAAGCGGAACCGCAATTGCGAGTACTTTAGAAGGTATTAGACCTTTAATGATAGAAGTACAAGCCTTGGTTTCTACAGCTGTTTACGGAACACCCCAGCGATCTACAACAGGTTATAATTTAAAAAGATTAAACATGATTTTAGCGGTTCTAGAAAAAAGAGCTGGTTTTAAATTAGGTGCAAAAGATGTCTTTTTAAATATCACCGGAGGCATAAATGTAGATGACCCTGCAATAGATTTAGCGGTAGTTGCTGCAATTTTATCCTCTAACCAAGATGTTGCAATTAACCCAAATGTTTGTTTTGCTGCAGAAGTTGGTTTGGCAGGAGAAATAAGACCTGTTTCTAAAATAGACCAAAGAATTACAGAAGCAGAAAAATTAGGTTATAAAACTTTAGTTGCTTCTAAATACAATAAAATATCTTCTAAAAACCACGGAATAAGATTGGTACTAGTTGGTAAAATTGAAGAAGCTTTTGCTACTTTGTTTGCTTAG
- a CDS encoding ATP-binding protein gives MTEIELKLLIKELVSYSQETEWLEFKLNFHSCEEIGERISALANGACLSKKQYGFLIFGVEDKTHNIKGTTFKVKSATKGKQELENWLIQRLDPKIDFKTYEFEYLEGINISMYVIPAAVNRPVKFTNQAYIRIGSYTRLLKEFPEKESKIWNRKDNIKFELQLAKENIDADTIVSLLDTQAYFDLLKLPYPSNRQGVIDKFVSENLIIKKAIKFSITNLGALLFAKNLEDFPDLKRKAIRVIVYKNNNKIETVREQIGGKGYVSGYQGLIDWVNSQLPANEEIGKAFRDDKRMYPEIAVRELLANAIIHQDFEEKGFPMVEIFSDRIEITNPGIPLITPERFIDEYQSRNDVLADLMRRLGICEEKGSGIDKVIFYNEMYQLPAPDILIQEKHTKVIMYSYKTLNQMDKKDKIRACYQHCCLKYVSNDKMTNQSLRDRFMIESKNAAIASRIIKEALNGNVIKEDDPESNSRKYKKYIPFWA, from the coding sequence ATGACTGAAATTGAACTAAAATTACTTATAAAAGAACTAGTAAGTTACTCTCAAGAAACAGAATGGCTTGAGTTTAAATTGAACTTTCATTCCTGTGAAGAAATAGGAGAGAGGATATCGGCCTTAGCAAATGGAGCTTGCCTTAGTAAGAAACAATATGGATTTCTTATTTTTGGAGTTGAAGATAAAACCCATAATATAAAAGGAACTACTTTTAAAGTTAAATCAGCGACTAAAGGAAAACAAGAATTAGAAAATTGGTTAATTCAAAGACTGGATCCAAAAATTGATTTTAAAACATATGAATTTGAATATTTAGAAGGAATTAATATTAGTATGTATGTGATTCCTGCAGCAGTAAATAGACCTGTTAAGTTTACTAATCAGGCATATATTAGAATAGGGAGTTACACCAGGTTACTTAAAGAATTTCCTGAAAAAGAATCTAAAATTTGGAATCGAAAAGATAATATCAAATTTGAACTTCAATTAGCTAAAGAGAATATAGATGCTGATACTATAGTTTCTCTTTTGGATACTCAAGCGTATTTTGATTTATTAAAACTACCGTACCCTTCAAATAGACAAGGAGTGATTGATAAGTTTGTCTCTGAAAACTTAATTATCAAAAAAGCAATTAAATTTTCCATTACAAATTTAGGAGCACTTCTATTTGCTAAAAATTTAGAAGACTTTCCTGATTTAAAAAGAAAAGCGATTAGAGTTATTGTTTATAAAAATAATAACAAAATTGAAACTGTTAGAGAACAAATTGGAGGGAAGGGATATGTTTCAGGGTATCAGGGATTAATAGATTGGGTTAATAGTCAATTACCAGCCAATGAAGAAATAGGGAAAGCATTTAGAGATGATAAAAGAATGTATCCAGAAATTGCTGTTCGTGAGTTATTGGCAAATGCTATAATTCATCAAGATTTTGAAGAAAAAGGTTTTCCAATGGTTGAGATATTTTCTGATAGAATTGAAATTACTAATCCAGGAATACCACTTATTACACCAGAGCGTTTTATTGATGAATATCAATCAAGAAATGATGTGCTTGCGGATTTAATGAGAAGGTTGGGTATTTGTGAAGAGAAAGGAAGTGGAATTGATAAAGTTATTTTTTATAATGAAATGTATCAGTTGCCTGCTCCTGATATTTTAATTCAAGAAAAACATACAAAAGTTATAATGTATTCTTACAAGACTTTAAATCAGATGGATAAAAAAGATAAAATAAGAGCTTGTTATCAGCATTGTTGTTTGAAATATGTTTCAAATGATAAAATGACCAATCAGTCTTTAAGAGATAGGTTTATGATAGAGAGTAAGAATGCGGCAATTGCATCAAGAATAATTAAAGAGGCACTTAATGGAAATGTCATAAAAGAAGATGATCCTGAAAGTAATTCGAGGAAGTATAAAAAATACATCCCTTTTTGGGCGTAA
- a CDS encoding DUF4270 family protein encodes MRRIFEKSAFVVALILVFTAVISCEEDFTDIKSKVVTNTKFDTNALTVEEITIENSPITSVTSDNLSLDPGQYLLGVHASDAYEKIEASIVSQLVLATGLQVVDDENIYASDTTVVTTIDTVFVKLPYQVTLNDDGTAYELDSIIGDQTKAFNLNVYQTSTYLSVLNPEEPSKFNSYQSNDVFEKTGSLLSATANFKFLPSLTDSIVVKRWLSTGELATKDTVTYLNSTSTLPLPFAAVPLNEAEIKRIFLDEYESSHFDSQTAFNDYFRGLILEATGDEGSLISFNFNGTVRPSLEIYYTNTVITGGVVIDAIHKNDSFLLLGVRASTYKMEDKTYPADNIVVQGAAGSEAVIDLFGVDADGNGIADKIEELRARKLLINDASLTLYINQNVDTTAVPYRLFLYKSDEDVNPVFSHVKDVYSEGITTFGGVLERNSNGDKEKYTFRITDYVSDLLSGETGYSPKLRLKVINSTDLQTVTDTIFKNYNWNPKAVTLFNHSTINGEKKAEFKISYSEKK; translated from the coding sequence GTGAGGAGAATTTTTGAGAAAAGCGCCTTTGTTGTAGCTTTAATATTGGTATTTACAGCTGTTATTTCTTGTGAAGAAGATTTTACAGATATTAAAAGTAAGGTAGTAACTAATACAAAGTTTGATACAAATGCCCTAACGGTTGAAGAAATTACTATTGAGAATAGTCCTATTACAAGTGTAACTTCAGATAATCTGTCTTTAGACCCTGGGCAATATTTATTAGGAGTACACGCAAGTGATGCTTACGAAAAGATAGAAGCATCTATTGTTTCGCAACTAGTTTTAGCTACAGGTTTACAGGTAGTTGATGATGAGAATATTTATGCTTCTGACACAACTGTGGTTACAACTATAGATACTGTTTTTGTAAAATTACCATATCAAGTAACTTTAAATGATGATGGTACGGCATACGAGTTAGATTCTATAATAGGAGATCAAACGAAAGCGTTTAATTTAAATGTTTATCAAACTAGTACTTATTTAAGTGTTTTAAATCCTGAAGAACCATCAAAATTTAATAGCTACCAATCTAATGATGTTTTTGAAAAAACAGGGAGTTTACTAAGTGCTACTGCTAACTTTAAGTTCTTACCATCATTAACAGATTCTATTGTAGTTAAAAGATGGTTAAGTACTGGTGAATTGGCAACAAAAGATACGGTAACTTATTTAAATTCAACCTCTACACTTCCTCTTCCTTTTGCGGCAGTACCTTTAAATGAAGCTGAAATTAAAAGAATATTTTTAGATGAATACGAGTCATCGCATTTTGATTCTCAAACTGCATTTAATGATTATTTTAGAGGACTTATTTTAGAGGCTACAGGAGATGAAGGATCTTTAATATCTTTTAATTTTAATGGAACAGTTAGGCCATCATTAGAAATTTATTACACAAATACAGTTATTACTGGAGGTGTAGTTATAGATGCTATTCATAAGAATGATAGTTTTTTATTATTAGGAGTAAGAGCAAGTACATATAAAATGGAAGATAAAACATATCCTGCAGATAATATTGTAGTACAAGGAGCAGCGGGTAGTGAAGCGGTAATAGATCTTTTTGGAGTAGATGCTGATGGAAATGGAATAGCAGATAAAATAGAAGAATTAAGAGCAAGAAAATTATTGATAAATGACGCTTCTTTAACTTTATATATCAATCAAAATGTAGATACAACAGCAGTACCTTATCGATTGTTTTTGTATAAAAGTGATGAAGATGTAAACCCTGTTTTCAGTCATGTAAAAGACGTTTATTCAGAAGGGATAACTACTTTTGGAGGGGTGTTAGAAAGAAATAGTAATGGTGATAAAGAAAAATACACATTTAGAATTACAGATTACGTTTCAGATCTTTTAAGTGGAGAAACTGGTTATTCTCCGAAATTAAGATTGAAGGTAATTAACTCAACAGACTTACAAACGGTTACAGATACTATTTTTAAGAATTATAATTGGAATCCAAAGGCAGTTACTCTTTTTAATCATTCAACAATAAATGGAGAAAAAAAGGCAGAATTTAAGATTTCATACTCAGAAAAAAAATAA
- the panC gene encoding pantoate--beta-alanine ligase, protein MKIFNTKQEIKAYLTAKKEQNKTIGFVPTMGALHKGHLSLIKKAKKKNDLVVVSIFVNPTQFNNQEDLVKYPKTIENDTKLLESVSCDVLFFPSVTEIYADNITSQNFDFDGLEHQMEGKFRDGHFNGVGTIVKNLFEIVTPDKAYFGQKDFQQLQIIKKMVKKNSLLVKIKGCPIFREEDGLAMSSRNTRLSKEYRAAAPFIYKILKKVRKKFGTESAVKVTEWVENQFKKHPLLNLEYFTIADEKTLETIKNKESNKKYRAFIAVFAGETRLIDNIQLKK, encoded by the coding sequence ATGAAAATTTTTAACACCAAACAAGAAATAAAAGCATATTTAACCGCTAAAAAAGAACAAAATAAAACCATTGGTTTTGTGCCAACAATGGGCGCATTACACAAAGGGCATTTATCTTTAATTAAAAAAGCAAAGAAAAAAAATGATCTAGTTGTGGTTAGTATTTTTGTAAATCCTACCCAATTCAACAACCAAGAAGATTTAGTTAAATACCCAAAAACCATAGAAAACGACACCAAATTACTAGAAAGTGTTTCTTGCGATGTGTTATTTTTTCCTTCTGTAACAGAAATTTACGCAGATAACATAACCTCACAAAATTTTGATTTTGATGGCCTAGAACATCAAATGGAAGGTAAATTTAGAGACGGTCATTTTAATGGAGTTGGCACCATCGTAAAAAATCTTTTCGAAATTGTAACTCCAGATAAAGCTTATTTTGGTCAAAAAGATTTTCAACAATTGCAAATTATCAAAAAAATGGTCAAAAAAAATAGCCTTCTTGTTAAAATTAAAGGGTGCCCTATTTTTAGAGAAGAAGATGGTTTAGCAATGAGTTCTAGAAATACTAGACTTTCTAAAGAATATAGAGCAGCAGCACCTTTTATTTATAAAATACTAAAAAAAGTTCGTAAAAAATTTGGCACAGAAAGTGCTGTTAAAGTAACCGAATGGGTAGAAAATCAGTTTAAAAAACACCCTTTATTAAATTTAGAGTATTTTACAATTGCTGATGAAAAAACATTAGAAACCATAAAAAACAAAGAATCTAATAAAAAATACCGCGCTTTTATTGCAGTATTTGCAGGAGAAACAAGATTAATAGACAACATTCAATTAAAAAAATAG
- the panD gene encoding aspartate 1-decarboxylase — protein sequence MLVQVVKSKIHRVKVTGADLNYIGSITIDEDLMDAANIIEGERVQIVNNNNGERLETYAIPGPRGSGEITLNGAAARKVAVNDVLILIVYGFMDFEEAKNFKPSLVFPNEKDNTLT from the coding sequence ATGTTAGTACAAGTTGTAAAATCAAAAATCCACCGTGTAAAAGTTACAGGTGCAGATTTAAATTATATAGGAAGCATCACCATAGATGAAGATTTAATGGATGCAGCCAACATTATTGAAGGCGAACGTGTTCAAATCGTTAACAATAATAATGGAGAGCGTTTAGAAACATACGCTATTCCTGGACCTCGTGGTAGTGGAGAAATTACATTAAACGGAGCAGCAGCAAGAAAGGTTGCTGTAAATGATGTATTAATTCTTATCGTTTACGGATTTATGGATTTTGAAGAAGCTAAAAACTTTAAACCATCCTTAGTATTCCCTAACGAAAAAGACAATACACTTACATAG
- the glmS gene encoding glutamine--fructose-6-phosphate transaminase (isomerizing), with protein MCGITGYIGFREAYPIVISGLKRLEYRGYDSAGVMMYDGKEIQLSKTKGKVSDLEAITDKEEKRKKGNIGIGHTRWATHGVPNDVNSHPHISQSGELVIVHNGIIENYDSLRKELISRGYTFKSDTDTEVLVNLIEEVKKQENCKLGKAVQLALTNVIGAYAIAVFDKTKPNELVVARLGSPIAIGVGKENKEFFVASDASPFIEYTKDAIYLEDEELAIIKIGKTIKVRKIKDDSMVDANIQQLKLSLDQIEKGGYEHFMLKEIHEQPKAIIDTYRGRMLADEGIIRMAGIDNHMNKFLNAERIIIVACGTSWHAGLVGEYLIEDKARIPVEVEYASEFRYRNPIITSKDVVIAISQSGETADTLAAIKLAKSKGAFVFGICNVVGSSIARETDAGAYTHAGPEIGVASTKAFTTQITVLTLIALKLASKKGTISKTELRTFLQRMQLIPAKVEALLKIDEKVKEIAAVYKDAKNCLYLGRGFNFPVALEGALKLKEISYIHAEGYPAAEMKHGPIALIDENMPIFVIATSKGHYEKVVSNIQEIKSRAGKIIAIVTEGDVQVKEIADHVIEIPETEEALTPLLTTIPFQLLSYHIAVMLGKNVDQPRNLAKSVTVE; from the coding sequence ATGTGTGGAATAACTGGCTATATCGGTTTTAGAGAAGCTTACCCAATAGTGATAAGTGGCCTAAAAAGGCTAGAATATCGTGGTTACGATAGTGCAGGGGTAATGATGTATGATGGTAAAGAAATACAACTGTCTAAAACTAAAGGAAAAGTTTCTGACTTAGAGGCCATAACTGATAAAGAAGAAAAAAGAAAAAAAGGAAATATTGGAATTGGTCATACACGTTGGGCTACACATGGTGTACCTAATGATGTTAATTCTCATCCACATATTTCTCAATCTGGAGAATTAGTAATTGTTCATAACGGAATTATAGAAAATTATGATTCTCTTAGAAAAGAATTAATATCTAGAGGGTATACTTTTAAAAGTGATACCGATACAGAGGTTCTTGTTAATTTAATTGAAGAAGTAAAAAAACAAGAGAACTGTAAACTAGGTAAGGCTGTACAATTAGCTTTAACTAATGTTATTGGAGCATATGCAATTGCTGTTTTTGATAAAACAAAGCCAAATGAATTAGTTGTTGCACGTTTAGGAAGCCCTATTGCAATTGGAGTGGGAAAAGAAAATAAAGAGTTCTTTGTAGCTTCAGATGCTTCTCCTTTTATAGAATACACAAAAGATGCTATTTATTTAGAGGATGAAGAATTAGCAATCATTAAGATTGGTAAAACTATAAAAGTTCGTAAGATTAAAGACGACTCTATGGTTGATGCTAATATTCAGCAACTTAAACTGAGTTTAGATCAAATAGAAAAAGGGGGTTACGAGCATTTCATGTTAAAAGAAATTCATGAACAACCCAAAGCTATTATAGATACCTATAGAGGGAGAATGCTTGCTGATGAAGGAATTATAAGAATGGCAGGTATAGACAACCACATGAATAAATTCTTAAATGCAGAAAGAATTATCATTGTTGCTTGTGGTACCTCTTGGCATGCTGGTTTGGTTGGAGAATACCTTATTGAAGACAAAGCTCGTATTCCTGTAGAGGTTGAGTATGCTTCGGAATTTAGATATAGAAACCCAATTATTACTTCAAAAGATGTTGTAATTGCTATTTCACAATCTGGTGAAACCGCAGATACACTTGCTGCAATAAAACTAGCAAAATCTAAAGGCGCATTTGTTTTTGGAATTTGTAATGTTGTAGGTTCTTCTATTGCAAGAGAAACCGATGCTGGTGCTTATACACATGCAGGACCAGAAATAGGTGTAGCATCTACAAAGGCATTTACAACTCAAATTACTGTTTTAACTTTAATCGCTTTAAAGTTAGCTTCTAAAAAAGGAACAATTTCTAAAACAGAACTTAGAACGTTTCTACAAAGAATGCAATTAATTCCTGCAAAAGTAGAAGCTCTTTTAAAAATTGATGAAAAAGTTAAAGAAATAGCTGCGGTATATAAAGATGCAAAAAATTGTTTGTATTTGGGTAGAGGTTTTAACTTTCCGGTAGCATTAGAAGGAGCTTTAAAATTAAAAGAAATTTCTTACATACATGCAGAAGGATACCCTGCAGCAGAAATGAAGCACGGACCAATTGCTTTAATTGATGAAAATATGCCAATTTTTGTAATTGCTACTAGTAAAGGGCATTATGAAAAAGTAGTTAGTAATATTCAGGAAATAAAATCTAGAGCAGGTAAGATAATTGCAATTGTTACAGAAGGAGATGTGCAAGTTAAAGAAATTGCAGATCATGTTATTGAAATACCTGAAACAGAAGAAGCGTTAACTCCTTTGTTAACTACAATTCCTTTTCAGTTATTATCATATCATATTGCAGTAATGCTAGGAAAAAATGTTGATCAACCTCGAAATTTAGCAAAATCAGTTACAGTAGAGTAA
- a CDS encoding glycogen/starch synthase yields the protein MKDKRILFVSSEVVPYLPETELSSTAFNVAKNAHSKGVQTRIFMPRYGVINERRHQLHEVIRLSGMNLVVNDMDMPLIIKVASIPKERMQVYFIDNEEYFKRKAVFTDEDDDLFEDNDERAIFFAKGVIETVKKLNWAPDIIHVHGWMASLLPLYLKEFYKEEPLFTESKVITSLYNNPFEGNLDETLADKVKFDGISDDKIATIKTPSFNNILKSAIENSDAIIHGSEEISEELTSFIEGKDIPVLEYQTEDLKESYLNFYADLISAN from the coding sequence ATGAAGGACAAGAGAATATTATTTGTTTCATCCGAAGTAGTTCCATACTTACCCGAAACAGAGTTATCATCTACAGCCTTTAATGTTGCAAAAAACGCACATTCTAAAGGAGTACAAACAAGAATTTTCATGCCAAGATATGGCGTAATTAACGAACGCAGACATCAACTACACGAAGTAATTCGTTTATCTGGTATGAATCTAGTAGTTAATGATATGGACATGCCATTAATTATAAAAGTTGCTTCTATTCCTAAAGAAAGAATGCAAGTATATTTTATAGATAATGAAGAATATTTTAAACGAAAAGCCGTTTTTACAGATGAAGACGATGATTTGTTTGAAGATAATGATGAACGTGCCATCTTTTTTGCAAAGGGAGTTATAGAGACTGTAAAAAAATTAAACTGGGCGCCAGATATTATTCATGTTCATGGATGGATGGCTTCTCTTTTACCTCTTTATTTAAAAGAATTTTATAAAGAAGAACCTTTATTTACAGAGAGTAAGGTTATTACGTCTTTATACAACAACCCTTTTGAAGGAAACTTAGATGAAACTTTAGCAGATAAAGTTAAGTTTGATGGTATAAGTGATGATAAAATTGCAACAATTAAAACACCAAGTTTTAATAATATATTAAAAAGTGCCATAGAAAATTCTGACGCAATTATTCATGGTAGTGAAGAGATCTCAGAAGAATTAACTTCTTTTATAGAAGGGAAGGATATTCCGGTTTTAGAATATCAAACTGAAGACTTAAAAGAAAGTTATTTAAATTTTTATGCTGATTTAATTTCAGCTAATTAA